In Listeria monocytogenes, the following proteins share a genomic window:
- the argS gene encoding arginine--tRNA ligase has protein sequence MNVMQENQIKLIAHIKQAVVQAVGLEEAEVPEILLEVPKDKKHGDYSTNIAMQLARVAKKAPRQIAESIVPELKKDNKLIKEVEIAGPGFINFYLDNAYLTDLVPVILTEDKQYGESDFGKGEKFQIEFVSANPTGDLHLGHARGAAIGDSLANIMKMAGFDVSREYYINDAGNQINNLVLSAEARYFEALGLDSEFPEDGYRGADIISLGKDLAAKYGDKYVHTSEEERRSVFRVDALAFETGKLRADLEEFRVSFDEWFSETSLYEENKVLPALERLRENGYIYEQDGATWLRTTDFEDDKDRVLIKSDGSYTYFLPDIAYHLNKLERGFDVLIDIWGADHHGYIPRMRAAIEALGYSPNQLEVEIIQLVHLFEDGVQVKMSKRTGKSVTMRDLIEEVGLDATRYFFAMRSSDTHMNFDMSLAKSTSNDNPVYYVQYAHARISSILRSGKEQGLEVTKDADMSLLQTEAEYDLLKVLGEFADVVAEAATKRAPHRIVRYLNDLASAFHRFYNSNKVLDMDNLEVTKARLALIKTAQITLRNGLTLLGVSAPEKM, from the coding sequence ATGAATGTCATGCAAGAGAACCAAATTAAACTAATTGCACATATCAAACAAGCAGTTGTTCAAGCGGTTGGTTTAGAAGAAGCGGAAGTACCAGAAATTTTACTAGAAGTACCAAAAGATAAAAAGCATGGAGATTATTCGACTAATATAGCGATGCAACTTGCTAGAGTAGCTAAGAAAGCCCCTCGCCAAATTGCCGAAAGTATTGTACCAGAACTAAAAAAAGACAACAAATTAATTAAAGAAGTAGAAATCGCTGGACCAGGTTTTATTAATTTTTATTTAGATAATGCTTATTTAACTGATTTAGTTCCTGTGATTTTAACGGAAGATAAACAATACGGAGAGTCAGATTTTGGTAAAGGAGAAAAATTCCAAATTGAATTTGTTTCCGCGAACCCGACTGGCGATTTGCATTTAGGACATGCTCGTGGCGCTGCAATTGGAGATTCACTTGCAAATATTATGAAAATGGCTGGATTTGATGTTTCGAGAGAATATTACATTAATGATGCCGGAAATCAAATTAATAATTTAGTTCTTTCAGCGGAAGCTCGTTACTTTGAAGCACTAGGTTTAGATTCTGAATTCCCCGAGGATGGCTACCGTGGTGCGGATATTATTTCGCTTGGGAAAGATTTAGCTGCTAAGTATGGCGACAAATATGTGCACACAAGCGAAGAAGAGCGCCGTTCCGTTTTCCGCGTGGATGCGTTAGCGTTTGAAACAGGGAAATTACGTGCGGACCTAGAAGAATTCCGCGTTTCCTTTGATGAGTGGTTCTCAGAAACTTCTCTATACGAAGAAAATAAAGTATTACCAGCGTTAGAACGTTTACGCGAAAATGGCTATATTTATGAGCAAGATGGTGCGACATGGTTAAGAACGACTGATTTTGAAGATGACAAAGACCGCGTTTTAATCAAATCAGATGGTAGTTATACGTATTTCTTACCAGATATTGCGTACCACTTAAACAAATTAGAACGTGGCTTTGATGTGTTAATTGATATCTGGGGAGCAGATCACCACGGCTATATTCCTCGTATGCGTGCTGCAATTGAGGCACTTGGTTATTCGCCAAATCAACTAGAAGTAGAAATAATTCAACTTGTTCATTTGTTCGAAGACGGTGTTCAAGTTAAAATGAGTAAACGTACTGGTAAATCGGTTACGATGCGCGACTTAATTGAAGAAGTTGGCCTTGATGCGACAAGATATTTCTTTGCAATGCGTAGTTCAGACACACATATGAACTTTGATATGAGCTTAGCGAAATCTACATCTAATGATAATCCAGTTTATTATGTACAATATGCGCACGCCAGAATTTCTAGCATTTTACGTTCCGGTAAAGAACAAGGGCTAGAAGTAACGAAAGATGCGGATATGAGTTTATTACAAACCGAAGCAGAATATGATTTATTAAAAGTGTTAGGTGAGTTCGCGGATGTTGTTGCGGAAGCTGCTACAAAAAGAGCGCCACATCGTATCGTTCGCTACTTAAATGATTTAGCGTCTGCCTTCCACCGTTTCTACAATAGCAATAAAGTACTTGATATGGATAATTTAGAAGTAACAAAAGCAAGACTAGCACTTATTAAGACTGCGCAAATTACCCTTAGAAATGGTTTGACACTTCTAGGTGTATCAGCACCAGAAAAAATGTGA
- a CDS encoding DUF1934 domain-containing protein — protein sequence MTANQMERKKVTIHITNVIRQMDAEEKSDMSVSGVFYRDKGNRYLHYEEKQLAGTIRTVLKIADNELLLMRSGAVNMRMHFFRDNRRSTASVDSGAGKLQLESELVSMEELYENKPDVLSEVAFQYDLLSHGEYIGSYTVLMKIEEDAE from the coding sequence ATGACTGCCAACCAAATGGAACGAAAAAAAGTAACTATTCATATCACCAATGTCATCCGTCAGATGGATGCAGAAGAGAAATCCGATATGTCTGTTTCGGGTGTTTTTTACCGAGATAAAGGCAATCGTTATCTGCATTATGAGGAAAAACAATTAGCTGGAACAATTCGTACGGTTCTAAAAATTGCTGACAACGAACTACTTTTAATGAGAAGTGGTGCCGTAAATATGAGAATGCACTTTTTCCGAGATAATAGGAGAAGTACTGCGTCTGTTGATTCCGGAGCAGGGAAATTACAATTAGAATCAGAACTAGTATCAATGGAAGAACTATATGAAAATAAGCCAGATGTGCTTAGTGAAGTGGCCTTTCAATATGATTTGCTTAGCCACGGCGAATACATTGGCTCATATACTGTTTTAATGAAAATAGAGGAGGACGCAGAATGA